The genomic stretch GATATAACGAAACAAAGAAATTTATGTCCGAGCATAAAGCCATCATCTCGCCGATAAGGCGGCTGCCTCCTGAAATGATTTTGCAACTAATCTTCATACATGCCATCGAAGCGGAACCAGAAAGGATGGCATGGCACTGCATGTCGAGCGTGCCATACGGAATTGCCCAGGTTTCGTCTGTCTGGAGAAAGATTGCATTGAATACGCCTGATCTCTGGACACGCATACCTACTATTCCGATAGAGAGGCTTTTCACCACCAAACCCCAATTTCTGGCCTTCCTATCCGCAATCATATCCAGGACCGGTGCTGCGCCACTGGAACTCTCCTTCTATGGTCCTGATTATATGGCGTCAGACGGCTCTCATCCTGCTGTCAACATGCTCATCGAACATTCCTCGAGATGGAAATCACTAACGATTGAAATTTCTTCCCTGGAGCTATCAATATTTGACGCAATCAAAGGCCGACTCCCAATGTTAGAGACACTGGTCATTCGAGGGTGGTACTTCATATCCCCGATCTCGGCTTTTCCCATTGACATTTTTCATGATTCGCCACGTCTACGAGAAGTTTCACTATTTCATGTGAAATCAAAAATGTTAAACCTTCCTTTCCACCAGCTAGTCAGATATGAACAAGAAGAAGGTCATCCAGAGCAACTCAACCTTTTGTTCAACTCTTCACAGCTCTCAACGTTCAAGACCCTGTCGTTACGTGCAGCCTATGGATTTCATGTTTCATTGCCAAGTCCCTTCGTCACCTTGACTTCTCTTACCACCTTGATGTTACGTTCCCAATCGTCGGAAACCCATCATTGGCACCTGTTAGACCAATTGGTTCTTCCCGTACTTGAAGAATTGTTGTTTGATTCTGAACGTGTTCCATCCAGTACCAAAAGGTATCCGTCTGAACCAATTTTTGCTCTCATAACACGTGGACCACGACCGCGCCCGTTGAAAAAGCTTTACATACGCTCCCTGTCCACCAGCAACTCCGGAGGCCTAATTGCGTTGCTGCGGCAACTTCCATTTCTAACCCACTTGACCACGGACATGCAGCATGCGAGCGACCTTCAAAGCATTGCGCATGCCGGAACGCAAATTATTCCCAATCTTCGAAGCTGTTCTTTTTTCGCAGATGAATTATTGTCTGAGCAATGTTCTGAGCTGTGTCGCACTCTTGCTGCCAACCGATGCGAGAAACAGCACACCGAGTTTGTCGATAATTCAAGCTACAGCATTCCAGCTTTACACATTCACTTCCCCGACGATCATATCGCATCCGATCAACAGAAAATTTTGCAACAATGGTCGGACACCGCATCATCACTCAAACTAAGAGAGCTACGAAAATCTATCATCGGCTGTCTCCCTGAATTGACTTTATATTCCAGACGCAAACCCTCGTCTAGACTTCGAAGGCAAGCGTCTTTCCTCCTTTCGTCTGTCAGAGAAGTCAACATTAACAACGCCAACGAAATATACGTGAGTTAAACATCTGCTTTATACTGTTCATGTCCATGCCAACACATTGGTTCCAGGTATCGGGAATCCATAAGACCCTTCATCGAATATCTACCGTATTTGCAGGATCTTCAACCAGCGATTCGCATCTTAGTGATTTGGCCAAACTCGCTCTAGAGCAATGGGAATCCAAATTCAATGCTTCACATGATGATTTCCGGTGGTTGACCTTATTTCCTAAATCGTTGACTTatatttcaagcttcaatgGTACGTTGGTGAATAGCACTTAATTAACGTGACTAAATACTTTCCACCTCTTTAGATATTCGTGCGTCGACCAAGGCGGTGGAAAAGATAATATTTGGAGAACTTGAGGGTATAATTATCCCTCAGTCTGATACGCCCTGGCCATCACATCGATTTTCTTGACGAGTGTTTGGCATATTAATCAAAAGACCCAAGCAGCGACTTTCTTAATTTGAGCGAGTTAAATTATCAAGTAAGATTATACCTATTTATTGAATTGTTGCCACTTCACGGGTAACCAAATCTCAATCCAAGAATTTGTTCTCCATGCAGTCAGATGCAGAAGCTAATTGAGTCCATGTCGCTGATGTCCTGGGGGTTAGATGTATGCTGGAAATTTATGTAGCATATTATGGGTGCCTTCGGTACTCGGTGTAGGTTCTCATGCCCCACCCGTTATTGGCAGATGGCATATCGAATTATCCTTCAAGATACGACCAACTACGGGAATGTTGTTCACTCACGCCTAGTGCATAAATGTCGTTCAAGATACATATTATGCCTCGCCAACGTAAGTGACAGTGCGAATGGGCGCTTGTGGTGAACTCAGTGTCTACGGGTCAGCGCTATATACTTAGAATGCCGATCCCTTCAAGGCACGGTGAACGGTGCTCTTGGTATCTAAAAATAATCTGTCTTATAAAGGCATTGAACAGGACACAGCAACTTGTGAATCATAGTTAGCCGCAAGATAACCCTAGAGAAGAATTACCGTTGAAAATTTACATCTTCACCAAGCGAATAAATCAAGGTATCCGAGCGACATGATGCACTAATGCGATACTATGCGATAGTGGcgttcttgacaaagaagcATCGGATGCAAATCAATGGCTTCTCTTCAAGCAAATGCTGTGCATAGTTACTACACAGGGGGATCCTGACTGATTCCTGGCCAATCAGCGTGAGATATGAGGGTGACAAATGAACCCAACATAGCGATCTGATATACGTTGCTACTGTCGTCTAAGGGCAATATTAGAGTATGTCAGCCGACCTTCCCTTCCATTCCTACTTGATGTATACTAACCGTTATTTTGGGCGAATGAGTTCATACCTCTGATCTTAGAGGAGGGCATAAAAGAGAGGGCAATTTGCTTTACCATCTTCATCACTTCGTCCTTCGCTTTCTTCCTTTCAGACCTGGTGTCTCTTCTATTTCCTTCTGCACTATTcactttcttctctttttcataACTTTTTCATAAGTGTTATTGCAATGGCCCgattcttctgcttcttcacccttgcttttgctttgctCATGTCCTGCGTCATGGCTGGTGAGGAAACTCGCAAAGCATCAATTTGAATAGGAACTGACTCGGTCCCCAATTGCACGTTTCCAGCGCCACTCGGTGGGTCTCATCTTCATGATCACAGAAAGATATCATGACGACTGATAACAAATTTATCAGGCGAACAAAGCAAACGCCAGATTGGTAATCTCCAATGCAACATTGCACGCCTCAAGACCGTTGCTGGACTCGCTAAGTCGGCCTCTGCTATCAAAAAAGCAATGACTGCTGCTCAGGGGTGAGTACCACAACATCAATAGAACCCACCCTCATTTGGGTAACACGCAATTATCTCAAGTGACGCCGAAACTACTGCACAGCTGCAGACGGCTGCACAAGGAGTCTCAAGTGCCCAGGCCGGAGTAGGAACGATCGCGAAGGCTCTCATCACCGGACAACTGGCGCCCGCTGCAGCGCGTCAGCAAGTCGCAGACGGCCTCAATGCTGCCACGACCGCACTTGGATCTACAACCTCGTAAATATCTTCTGTGGATGCATGATTAATTGAGGGCCGAACTGACCAGTGTCTCTAGGAGCGACCCTAACGTCGACAGTGCTATTGCATCCGCCACCTCGGCTATCGCTggcaccaccacctccgGGCAGCAGGTTGTCGCCAACTGCAAGTAAAGAATGTCAACGGGGCAATTGCTTATAAGGACACTTTTTCACGGACAGATCAGTTTATTTCACTTGTGGGGAGAGATATAGTGCAAGTCAATAGGAATAGGATGATAGGCATTAGTTACATTTGATTTTACGTTACATTTTCAAGTCAAATACACGATGCGGTTCACGTTGATCAAGAGATTCTTTTCTGGACGATGGGAATGAGGACAGAACACCAAGCGTCTGATTTATTGGGGTCGGTGTACGGTAAGCTTGTTTCGGTGTCGCGAAGTATCTTGAAAGGGGACGACTGAGCGATCGGCGATAGGTCAATTGGTGAAGTCGAGAAAAAGAATTTTAAAAACCCGACGTCAACGTCGTGGCCATCAGGAATGAAGTATTCGATGGGATTTGCACCGCCATTCCCAAAACCTATATTGATCTGACCACCCTCTTTAGGTAGAGGTGAATCCGCCAGGAAGTGGTTTTCTGTAGTGGTCGAATAGTATGATTCTGAATGACAGAGTCACATCAGAAAATATAGATGCGCGAAACAAATAGGGCTTCCTCACCAATACTGAGCTCACTGTTATCAAAGTAAAATATGTTTGGGTACAAGTTTGTGCCGCTGTAATTAGTAACCCTGATCCCATACAAGTTTTCGACGGCGTCATCAATCTCAAGGGTGATTATGCCATCCTTGATAAGATTTTCACCCATCGGCATCCATCCTAATGCACCGTCCTCGTCATGCTGCCATGACGGTTGCAGTTTAAAGAACTCGAATCGAAGAGATTTGCGCAGGTTGTCACTGGTAAGGTAAGATCGATTCAGATGATAGTAGTACGTCGCTGCGCCCTGAAGTATTCGGCATAGGCTGGCAGGATCTGAATTGGCTGTGTGGATGCATCGTGTGAGGCCGTGGGCGGTGACTCGCTCATCAAGGTGGTAAAAGGCGATGTCATCCCCTTGCCGTCTGGCCTCTATGTCTGCGATTAATTTGTCCGCCAGGCTAAATCTAATTTGGTGGCCAGCAAGGGGCTCACGGGTCTGCACTAGGGAGGCTTCGTTGAAGATCTGTAGCAGAGCTTCTTCGGGAACATGGACTCTGAGCTGTTCCTGGACGCctgatttgctttgaacCGCAATTGGTGACTGTCCTAGGGCACGTGTTGGGTTTATGGGTTGTGATAATGTCGACTGAAATGGTCCGACATCAAGGACGGTGGAAACACCACAAGGTTCTTGATTACTGAGCGCCTTAGCATCCGCGTACAGGGTGAACTCTGCTTTTGGCGAGACCCCATGCGCGGCACCTGCACGGAGAACGTACTGTGCATTGGGATTGAGATCAACTTTGAACACGTTCCTGGTTGGGGATAGGACTTTCCCGTTGAACAGTATGCGGTGTCTGTTGACACCTTCAAGCTGAGGGTTCTGGCTAATGGAAAAAAATCAGGATCATAGAAGACACGCCCAAAAGTTATCACTTACAAAACGAGCTGCTCCAGACGATCCATGAGATCGACGTAGCTGATTTCAGAGATCGGGACGGAGTTGAGAACTTTGAGAAGTGCTCTCGTGAATTGACCTCGGCCATtaatctcgatagcacgttcCGACGCGCTGCACGCAGCGAGAAAGACATGAGACGCAAGGCTTCCGGAGACATGCTGGACCGCAGCTCGTTGTTGATGCATGTCAATAATATCATCATCGAGGCCAGCGGGCAATGCATAGTTTTTTAACATTGCACTTCTCACTGACACAGGTGAATCCAAACTTCGCGTCCCAGAGCCGGCATTACAGCAATCAAAGATCACAGTCTGGGAAATAGATTAGAGAAGAATAGGGAGTATTGAATAACCTCTTACAATATTATCGCCTTTCTCGATCATGATGTTGCGGAGGAGACGTCCGATTGTCCTGTCCGGAATAACATGGACGTTCCCATTACTGGTAAAATCGCAAGGAACAATACTTTGCACGATGTTCCAACCATCCTCCGTTGGCCAATCATCTGGCACCTCGACCTCCTGTCCGTGGCCAGCATAGTATATCAGAATGGCGTCTCCTCTTCGTATATCGCGATTGGTCTGCAAAGCAACAAAGGCTTGTATGATGTTCTCCCGAGTAGCTTCGAGGTCGCTCAGCATACGGATGTTGCGGTCGTTAACCCCCAGCTTGTTCTTGAGGAATTTGCGGACTGCTTTTGCATCGCGCACCGAGCCACGTAGATCCTCAATTTGGGGATCTGAATATTGGTTTATACCAATGATGAAGGCAAATATCCGAGGTGAACTATGACTTTGTAAAAAATCGACTGGGACAGGGGTCGGACTTGACGTACTGATCAACTGATTCAACGGGACCCTCAACCTCGCTAGATGAGCTGCTAGACACAGTCCTTAACAAAGCTTCTGCCTACAGATGCCCTACTTTACGGACCTTGTCACAATGTTAGAGTCTCCATGTTTTCTAGGTTTTTTAAGATATGTTAGTTACGTCCCATCGAGCGTTAGTGCACACTCACAGTTTCATTTGGTCCTCGACTGACATGTCGTTTTTGTGAAATTTTGATGACAGCTTGGACGAGGTGCAGAAGGAAGAGAACATGGAGGCGACCCTTTTATGTTTTGAAGGCTATGCTCTCGGTTTCGGTGCCTTCAATTCGCGGAGGCGATGCATATGGGTTCATGTTCAGTTCGTAGCACATTGAATTTAATGCGACTGCGGGAGGAGTTGGGCGAGCTTGTATTGTCGTTTGCCGCAATTTGTCATTTGGCGTTGGACGTACTTCGTATCGACGGTGTCGTCGTGTCGACGACATATGGGTATAGGACGGAGTGCAAAAAGTTTACACTCCGCACCCTATGTTACAGTAATTGTACGCGACACTtctcttgttcttttccGACAACTGGCATTGTGATGCAAGTCTGAGACTCTGTCTATGTAAGAGAAATTATTCTCACTATCCTTTCTGCAACTTACATGTTTGAACTAGAAATGAATGCATGTCAAATTCGTCTGAAGTTTTAAATGGTGCCAGCAATGTTCCTCCGGCAGAAATTGCCTTCATGATCATTGGTACGGGTTCCGAACGATTCGAAACGTATCACAAGCTGACTCTTTCGTCCGTTCCTCAGATATGGTAGTAGTATATTTGAGGCAAAAACCTAAGTGTCC from Psilocybe cubensis strain MGC-MH-2018 chromosome 2, whole genome shotgun sequence encodes the following:
- a CDS encoding Metacaspase-1, translated to MSVEDQMKLSPRIFAFIIGINQYSDPQIEDLRGSVRDAKAVRKFLKNKLGVNDRNIRMLSDLEATRENIIQAFVALQTNRDIRRGDAILIYYAGHGQEVEVPDDWPTEDGWNIVQSIVPCDFTSNGNVHVIPDRTIGRLLRNIMIEKGDNITVIFDCCNAGSGTRSLDSPVSVRSAMLKNYALPAGLDDDIIDMHQQRAAVQHVSGSLASHVFLAACSASERAIEINGRGQFTRALLKVLNSVPISEISYVDLMDRLEQLVFQNPQLEGVNRHRILFNGKVLSPTRNVFKVDLNPNAQYVLRAGAAHGVSPKAEFTLYADAKALSNQEPCGVSTVLDVGPFQSTLSQPINPTRALGQSPIAVQSKSGVQEQLRVHVPEEALLQIFNEASLVQTREPLAGHQIRFSLADKLIADIEARRQGDDIAFYHLDERVTAHGLTRCIHTANSDPASLCRILQGAATYYYHLNRSYLTSDNLRKSLRFEFFKLQPSWQHDEDGALGWMPMGENLIKDGIITLEIDDAVENLYGIRVTNYSGTNLYPNIFYFDNSELSIESYYSTTTENHFLADSPLPKEGGQINIGFGNGGANPIEYFIPDGHDVDVGFLKFFFSTSPIDLSPIAQSSPFKILRDTETSLPYTDPNKSDAWCSVLIPIVQKRIS